A region of Sulfurimonas sp. DNA encodes the following proteins:
- a CDS encoding methyl-accepting chemotaxis protein, with product MNKINNLSIRIKLFMIFIIPALALTFQIASNIIDKKTIIQEESILAISVEIATKVSSFVHEVQKERGATAGYLGSRGKKFASTLKTQIASTDVKLQELKSLLKVSDLSVLPSLYISKLNNALLNLNSIGNIRSQVNSLSIDKSKAISFYTNSNTLFLDSIGELAKLSQDSDIVKELNSYVNFLYSKEKAGIERAVGAAAFSSDSISSSARIKFNNLIAEQNSYIKSFKILESDKEVTFYEDIMRGKVIDDVQMMRDVLLNSKNIGGFNVDASLWFDTISNKITKLKKIEDYITTQFTPSSKMFKKSINILISLNNVLHESQKERGITALYLASKGAKFDDVLIKQRKSTDYKIKIFKLKIQNLDTSNNELLFKKSIKKILNNLKSLKKIRTDVKIQSISLKDAILFYTQSNNAMLNATSRLISSTTKAKDAKNLNTYYSFLMSKEKAGIERAVLAAAFSKNQFEDNMKVEFVKLITQQSTYLDSFKANANANILKFYHKHVSSKVFKDVQEMRNIALNTSTVGGFGIEASAWFDKISKKINLLKKIEDKLSVDLISHINEIIDSESSNLVMLIIFGLISILISAFFAFIISIFITKSLISILNTAKDLSSGDGDLTKRLVITSEDEVGDVAKEINKFIEKVQITVDLVKQGSMENVSIAEELYGSIESVKGNISHESEVVQKATTDVVKISSSLHESVDDAGSNYKQMEKASANLVDANIKIEKLSKQINETSETEQELATKLEELSKNATDVKDVLTVIGDIADQTNLLALNAAIEAARAGEHGRGFAVVADEVRKLAENTQKSLFEINASISVIVQSILDASGQMNKNAKIVVELVDVSNDVETAIHDSNNIMQEALNTSSKIMKDSEQLSVETSEIASDISNINNISSQNLKSIDEMTTASSYLSKVTSDLKSQLDEFKTN from the coding sequence GTGAACAAAATCAATAATTTAAGTATAAGAATCAAGTTATTTATGATTTTTATTATTCCTGCGTTAGCTCTGACTTTTCAAATTGCTTCAAATATTATAGATAAAAAAACTATTATCCAAGAAGAAAGTATTTTAGCTATTTCAGTTGAAATTGCAACTAAGGTTAGTTCTTTCGTGCATGAAGTACAAAAAGAAAGAGGTGCAACTGCTGGGTATCTTGGCTCAAGAGGAAAAAAATTTGCTTCAACGCTTAAAACTCAAATAGCATCTACAGATGTAAAACTACAAGAATTAAAATCACTTTTAAAAGTCTCAGACTTAAGTGTATTGCCATCTCTTTATATAAGTAAATTAAATAATGCTTTATTAAATTTAAATAGCATTGGAAATATTAGAAGTCAAGTAAATTCTTTGTCTATAGATAAGTCTAAAGCTATATCATTTTATACAAATTCAAATACTCTATTTTTAGATTCGATTGGTGAATTAGCAAAGCTTTCACAGGACTCGGATATAGTAAAAGAATTAAACTCTTATGTTAATTTTTTATATTCAAAGGAAAAAGCTGGAATTGAAAGGGCGGTAGGTGCTGCAGCCTTTTCAAGCGATAGCATCTCTTCATCTGCTCGTATAAAGTTTAACAATCTTATAGCAGAACAAAATAGTTATATTAAAAGTTTTAAAATATTAGAGAGTGATAAAGAAGTGACTTTTTATGAAGATATAATGCGTGGTAAAGTTATAGATGATGTTCAAATGATGAGAGATGTTTTACTAAATTCTAAAAATATTGGAGGCTTTAATGTAGATGCTTCACTTTGGTTTGATACTATAAGTAACAAAATAACTAAACTTAAAAAAATTGAAGATTATATAACCACTCAGTTCACTCCAAGTTCAAAAATGTTTAAAAAATCAATAAACATATTGATTTCTTTAAATAATGTACTACATGAATCTCAAAAAGAAAGAGGTATTACAGCTCTATACTTGGCTAGTAAAGGTGCAAAATTTGATGATGTTTTAATAAAACAAAGAAAATCAACAGACTATAAAATAAAAATATTCAAATTAAAAATACAAAATTTAGATACATCTAATAATGAATTACTTTTCAAAAAGTCTATTAAAAAAATACTTAATAATCTGAAATCTTTGAAAAAAATAAGAACAGATGTGAAAATACAAAGCATATCACTAAAAGATGCTATCTTATTTTACACTCAATCAAACAATGCAATGTTAAACGCAACATCAAGGCTAATAAGCTCAACAACTAAAGCAAAAGATGCTAAAAATTTAAACACTTACTATTCGTTTTTAATGTCAAAAGAAAAAGCAGGAATTGAAAGAGCTGTCTTAGCAGCTGCATTCTCAAAAAATCAATTCGAAGATAATATGAAAGTTGAGTTCGTGAAGCTTATAACACAACAGTCAACTTATTTAGACTCTTTTAAAGCAAATGCAAATGCAAATATTTTAAAATTTTATCATAAGCATGTATCTTCAAAAGTTTTCAAAGATGTGCAAGAGATGAGAAATATTGCTTTAAATACATCAACGGTTGGTGGGTTTGGAATTGAAGCTTCTGCTTGGTTTGATAAAATTTCAAAAAAAATAAATTTACTTAAAAAAATTGAAGATAAATTGTCTGTTGATTTAATAAGTCATATAAATGAAATAATAGATAGTGAATCAAGTAACTTAGTAATGCTGATTATTTTTGGTTTGATTTCAATTTTGATATCAGCATTTTTTGCTTTTATAATTTCTATTTTTATTACCAAATCTCTAATTAGTATTTTAAATACTGCAAAAGATTTAAGCTCAGGAGATGGGGATTTAACCAAAAGACTTGTAATTACTTCTGAAGATGAAGTTGGTGATGTGGCTAAAGAGATAAATAAGTTTATTGAAAAAGTTCAAATAACAGTTGATTTAGTTAAACAAGGCAGTATGGAAAATGTTTCTATTGCTGAAGAACTTTATGGTTCTATTGAAAGTGTTAAAGGCAATATCTCACATGAGAGTGAAGTAGTACAAAAAGCCACAACTGATGTTGTAAAAATAAGTTCAAGTCTTCACGAAAGTGTAGATGATGCAGGTTCTAATTATAAACAGATGGAAAAAGCAAGTGCAAACTTAGTAGATGCCAATATTAAAATAGAAAAGTTAAGCAAGCAAATTAATGAGACTAGTGAAACAGAACAAGAGTTAGCTACTAAACTTGAAGAGTTAAGTAAAAATGCAACAGATGTTAAAGATGTCTTAACAGTTATCGGTGATATTGCAGATCAAACGAACTTACTTGCTCTTAATGCTGCCATTGAAGCAGCTCGTGCAGGTGAACATGGACGAGGTTTTGCTGTAGTTGCAGATGAAGTTAGAAAACTTGCTGAAAATACACAAAAATCACTATTTGAAATAAATGCATCTATAAGCGTGATAGTTCAATCTATCTTAGATGCTAGTGGACAGATGAATAAAAATGCAAAGATAGTTGTAGAACTTGTTGATGTTTCAAATGATGTTGAGACTGCTATACATGATTCTAATAATATAATGCAAGAAGCGTTGAATACATCTTCAAAAATCATGAAAGATTCAGAACAACTTTCAGTTGAAACTTCTGAAATCGCTAGTGATATATCCAATATAAATAATATTTCTTCTCAAAATTTAAAGAGTATTGATGAAATGACAACAGCTTCTTCATATTTAAGTAAGGTGACATCTGATCTAAAGTCACAGCTTGATGAGTTTAAAACTAACTAA
- a CDS encoding GGDEF domain-containing phosphodiesterase produces the protein MNHKNKNLNIYSFSLSSSSEVGSVVRAICELNYKNLLIHISSFMHNTVLVQNLKLELQKTLSDAKIVMFKHDNKTKTSLIIYSLNDIFNTGDISDVILQKIQLLDNEKTQDLQNVKRQLLSRYFTDHLTSFPNMYQLRKDLHDNEEYALVSIAIDDFATINNFYGYMVGDYIIEQVGKYLIQNVNNRIYRVSGTEFTLYLKEDLGFYDLKKYLVKLYDKVSNILVIYQNYEINVSLTLASCANYNQENLFSKVSMALKYAKDNRMPFWIYEDRMNFENEYEKNLSVSNVVRRAVEDSKIVPYFQPIIDNKTLKISKYECLARLIDDNGRIMSPTIFIPITKRIKVYNHITKTIIEKAFEVFEENKYEFSINLSMEDILNSGIFNFIIDKLKSSSASKRVIFEIVESEAIQDFNKIARFINEIKRYGAKIAIDDFGDGYSNFSYLTRMKVDYLKIDGSLIKDIDINKNSLLVVETIVDFANKLGIKTIAEYVHSSTILDRVKEMKIDYSQGYYIDEPLLNIK, from the coding sequence TTGAATCACAAAAATAAAAATTTAAATATTTATAGTTTTTCATTAAGCTCTTCAAGCGAGGTTGGTAGCGTCGTTAGAGCTATTTGCGAACTTAATTATAAAAATTTGCTTATCCATATTTCTTCTTTTATGCACAACACAGTTTTAGTTCAAAATTTAAAGCTAGAGCTACAAAAAACACTTTCAGACGCAAAAATTGTTATGTTTAAACATGATAATAAGACTAAAACTTCTTTAATTATTTATAGCTTAAATGACATTTTTAATACTGGAGATATAAGCGATGTTATATTACAAAAGATTCAACTTTTAGATAATGAAAAAACACAAGACTTACAAAATGTGAAGAGACAACTACTAAGTAGATATTTCACAGATCATTTAACTAGTTTTCCAAATATGTATCAACTTAGAAAAGATTTACATGACAATGAAGAATATGCCCTTGTTTCAATAGCAATAGATGACTTTGCGACTATAAATAATTTTTACGGCTACATGGTTGGTGACTATATAATAGAGCAAGTTGGAAAGTATCTTATTCAAAATGTAAATAACAGAATATATAGAGTTTCTGGTACAGAATTCACTCTATATCTAAAAGAAGACTTAGGTTTTTATGACTTGAAAAAGTATCTTGTTAAGCTATATGATAAAGTTAGTAATATTTTAGTGATTTATCAAAATTATGAGATAAATGTTAGTTTAACACTTGCATCATGTGCAAACTACAATCAAGAAAATCTTTTCTCAAAAGTTTCCATGGCTCTAAAATATGCAAAAGACAACAGAATGCCATTTTGGATTTATGAAGATAGAATGAATTTTGAAAATGAATATGAAAAAAATTTAAGTGTTTCAAATGTTGTAAGACGCGCTGTAGAAGATTCTAAGATTGTTCCATATTTTCAACCTATTATAGACAATAAAACACTTAAAATATCCAAGTATGAGTGCCTCGCTCGTTTAATTGATGATAATGGTAGAATCATGTCACCGACAATATTTATCCCAATAACAAAGCGCATTAAAGTATATAATCATATAACAAAAACCATTATAGAAAAAGCTTTTGAGGTATTTGAAGAGAACAAGTATGAATTTAGTATCAACTTATCAATGGAAGATATTTTGAATAGTGGAATTTTTAACTTTATTATTGATAAATTAAAATCAAGTAGTGCTTCAAAGAGAGTAATATTTGAGATAGTAGAATCAGAAGCCATACAAGATTTCAACAAAATAGCACGCTTTATTAATGAGATAAAAAGATATGGCGCAAAAATAGCAATAGATGATTTTGGGGATGGTTACTCAAATTTTTCTTACTTAACTAGAATGAAAGTTGATTATTTAAAAATTGATGGATCACTTATAAAAGATATAGATATTAATAAAAATTCACTTTTAGTAGTAGAAACGATAGTAGATTTTGCAAATAAGTTAGGCATAAAGACAATTGCTGAGTATGTTCATTCAAGTACGATTTTAGATAGGGTAAAAGAGATGAAAATCGATTATTCTCAAGGTTATTATATAGATGAGCCACTTTTAAACATTAAATAA
- a CDS encoding uracil-DNA glycosylase, which yields MKSFQNLLLLQNLYRQKTLGFEYIDPFSVNIKTSNIKPNTLNELNQNISSCHLCDLSKSRKQSMEGFGNPNANLMIVDFSVSLSEDSSNSYFVGNSGNSLTNMINNVLKLEISDIYFTHAIKCKPLNSNTPSASEWDSCKSYLFSQIEFIKPKIIVTLGEQSYYKLTNEDKDFQSVRGHVIDFKKYKLIPIYHPQHLLRNPELKKITLNDLKTIKSCL from the coding sequence ATGAAGTCTTTTCAAAACTTACTACTTCTTCAAAATCTTTATCGCCAAAAAACTCTTGGATTTGAATACATAGATCCTTTTTCTGTAAATATAAAAACTTCAAATATAAAACCAAATACATTAAATGAACTTAATCAAAATATTTCTTCTTGTCATCTATGTGATTTAAGCAAATCAAGAAAACAAAGTATGGAAGGTTTTGGAAACCCAAATGCAAATCTCATGATAGTTGACTTTAGCGTTTCATTAAGTGAAGACTCTAGCAACTCATACTTTGTTGGTAATAGCGGTAATAGTTTAACAAACATGATAAATAATGTTTTAAAACTTGAAATCTCTGATATTTATTTTACACATGCCATAAAATGTAAACCATTAAATTCAAATACTCCATCTGCATCTGAATGGGATTCATGTAAATCTTATCTTTTTTCTCAAATAGAATTTATAAAACCAAAAATAATTGTTACTCTTGGTGAACAAAGTTACTATAAACTAACAAATGAAGACAAAGATTTCCAAAGTGTAAGAGGACATGTGATAGACTTCAAAAAGTATAAATTAATTCCAATATATCACCCTCAGCATCTACTGAGAAATCCTGAACTAAAAAAAATCACTTTAAATGATTTAAAAACTATAAAGAGTTGCCTATGA
- a CDS encoding YbgC/FadM family acyl-CoA thioesterase, with protein sequence MLIRVYYEDTDTGGVVYHSNYLNFCERARSEAFFKIGMTPQLENGHFVAKKLTAQYYKSAKLGDVLEVQNKLMKMKAASFVIQQTIYKNSEKIFDLDITLAYITFDGKPQKLDEDTKKLVISLFD encoded by the coding sequence ATGCTAATTAGAGTATATTATGAAGATACTGACACTGGTGGTGTAGTTTATCATTCTAATTATCTTAACTTTTGTGAAAGAGCTAGAAGTGAAGCGTTTTTTAAAATAGGAATGACACCACAGCTTGAAAATGGTCACTTTGTTGCAAAAAAATTAACAGCACAGTATTATAAAAGTGCAAAACTTGGCGATGTATTAGAAGTGCAAAATAAACTAATGAAGATGAAAGCGGCTTCATTTGTAATACAACAAACAATATATAAAAATTCAGAAAAAATCTTTGATTTAGATATTACTTTAGCATATATTACATTTGATGGAAAACCTCAAAAGCTAGATGAAGACACAAAAAAGTTAGTTATATCACTCTTCGATTGA
- the cysK gene encoding cysteine synthase A, with protein MNIAKDVTELIGNTPLIKINKLSDTTGATILGKCEFLNPSSSVKDRIALAMINAGIENGDIKEGTLIIEPTSGNTGIGLATVCAAKGLDLLLTMPESMSLERRQLLSALGAKLDLTPAAKGMKGAIDRATELNENTKNTFMPQQFNNPANPKMHRETTALEILKDTDGKIDILVAAVGTGGSMTGIGEVLKEHNPEIQVIAVEPSSSPVISGEKPGPHKIQGIGAGFIPSILNTKIIDEIIKVDDEDAFESSRELAKTDGLLVGISSGANIWAATQVASKAQNKGKVIVTILCDTGERYLSTSLYS; from the coding sequence ATGAATATTGCAAAAGATGTAACTGAGTTAATTGGAAATACACCATTAATTAAAATAAATAAACTATCAGACACAACAGGTGCTACAATCTTGGGTAAATGTGAATTTTTAAACCCATCTTCTTCTGTTAAAGATAGAATTGCTTTAGCTATGATAAATGCAGGTATCGAAAATGGAGATATAAAAGAAGGTACTTTAATTATAGAGCCTACAAGTGGAAATACAGGGATAGGATTAGCTACTGTTTGTGCAGCAAAAGGGCTTGACCTTCTTTTAACGATGCCAGAATCTATGAGTCTTGAAAGACGACAACTACTTAGTGCTTTAGGAGCGAAACTAGACTTAACTCCAGCAGCAAAAGGTATGAAAGGTGCGATAGACAGAGCAACAGAGTTAAATGAAAATACGAAAAATACTTTTATGCCTCAACAGTTTAACAATCCTGCAAATCCTAAAATGCATAGAGAAACGACAGCTTTAGAGATTTTAAAAGATACAGACGGGAAAATTGACATCTTAGTTGCAGCAGTTGGAACTGGTGGTTCTATGACAGGTATTGGTGAAGTACTAAAAGAGCATAATCCAGAGATTCAAGTTATAGCAGTTGAACCATCAAGTTCACCTGTTATTTCAGGAGAAAAGCCTGGACCACATAAGATACAAGGTATAGGTGCAGGATTTATTCCAAGCATTTTAAATACAAAGATTATCGATGAGATTATAAAAGTAGATGATGAAGATGCTTTTGAATCGTCAAGAGAACTGGCTAAAACAGATGGATTACTTGTAGGTATCTCATCTGGTGCAAATATTTGGGCTGCCACGCAAGTAGCCTCAAAAGCCCAAAACAAAGGAAAAGTAATAGTTACTATTCTTTGTGACACAGGTGAAAGATATTTAAGTACGAGCCTCTATTCATAA
- a CDS encoding Rrf2 family transcriptional regulator gives MAIVSTKGIYGLTAMVILAKENEQKLLQIKEIASKGDIPQNYLEQILVTLKKSGIVESIRGASGGYRLSKNANNITVLEILNSLESSFAQTDIKTRNSLLQPFWDDSQNKIEEIFLLTLNELDEFLQKSSENFTYYI, from the coding sequence GTGGCAATAGTATCAACTAAAGGCATCTATGGTTTAACAGCAATGGTTATTTTAGCGAAAGAAAATGAACAGAAGCTTTTACAAATCAAAGAGATTGCATCCAAAGGCGATATTCCGCAAAACTACCTCGAACAAATACTTGTTACTTTGAAAAAGAGTGGCATTGTTGAGAGCATTCGAGGGGCTAGTGGTGGATACAGACTATCTAAAAACGCCAACAATATAACTGTTTTGGAAATTCTAAACTCACTTGAGAGTAGTTTTGCACAAACAGATATAAAAACTAGAAACTCTCTTCTTCAACCATTTTGGGATGATTCTCAAAATAAAATAGAAGAGATTTTTTTACTAACCCTGAATGAACTAGATGAATTTTTACAAAAAAGTTCTGAAAATTTCACATATTATATTTGA
- a CDS encoding nitrite/sulfite reductase yields the protein MTQATKKENPAQRVERIKKEKSGIDVLKDIHEYAIYNKEVDPEDIDRFKWYGLYTQNKNLQAEMDETLYFMLRVKLVLGSINIEQLKVLSGISKEFARGTANFTTRQAVQFHFIRVADLPEIFFRLKSVGLSSLYAAGDVPRNITTCPVSSIDKSEIYDVSALALELNAYLDGNKELVNLPRKYKVGISGCSKHCMGHEIQDLSFTAVLTANGEVLFDVSAGGGLASNKQFALHLGYVKDEQVLDVLKAVSILYRDKGLRQSRRKARLGHLINSWGLSKFKDEVQKSLGFNFISDLIQEYTPYSKREHFGIHASKQDGKSYIGCAVNGGYIGSVGLASLADILHKHGAASIRTTTTQNFVVADVPTENAEDLSKELLSINIDANPNPFKARTLSCTGSKYCKFGVTETKDKAIELAEYLNNEFPDFDERVSLSLNGCPNSCGHPDIVDIGLVGTKFKNKHGETITGFELVLGGNLEGNKSTLGKKMKLKIAPQNVNHTVANIIDAYIKSSKKYLGLFLKDLIEGDEFTVYSIVNR from the coding sequence ATGACACAAGCAACAAAAAAAGAGAACCCTGCACAAAGAGTTGAGCGCATAAAAAAAGAAAAAAGTGGAATAGATGTACTTAAAGATATACATGAGTATGCTATTTATAACAAAGAGGTAGACCCAGAAGACATAGATAGATTTAAATGGTATGGACTCTACACTCAAAACAAAAATTTACAAGCTGAGATGGATGAAACTCTTTACTTCATGTTAAGAGTTAAGCTTGTTCTTGGATCTATAAATATAGAACAGTTAAAAGTTTTATCTGGAATTTCTAAAGAGTTTGCAAGAGGAACTGCGAACTTTACAACAAGACAAGCGGTACAGTTTCACTTTATAAGAGTTGCTGACTTACCTGAAATCTTTTTCAGATTAAAAAGCGTTGGTTTAAGTAGTCTTTATGCAGCAGGTGATGTTCCTAGAAATATCACTACTTGTCCAGTATCTAGCATCGACAAAAGCGAAATCTATGATGTTAGTGCATTAGCGTTAGAGTTAAATGCATATCTTGATGGAAATAAAGAGCTAGTTAATCTTCCGAGAAAATATAAGGTTGGGATTAGTGGCTGTTCTAAACACTGTATGGGACATGAGATACAAGACCTTTCTTTTACTGCAGTACTAACAGCTAATGGCGAAGTTTTATTTGATGTAAGTGCTGGTGGTGGATTGGCTTCTAATAAACAGTTTGCTTTGCATCTTGGCTATGTAAAAGATGAACAAGTTTTAGATGTTTTAAAAGCTGTTTCTATCCTTTACAGAGATAAAGGACTTAGACAGAGTAGAAGAAAAGCTAGACTTGGTCATCTTATAAATAGTTGGGGATTAAGTAAGTTTAAAGATGAAGTACAAAAAAGTCTTGGTTTTAACTTTATAAGTGATCTAATTCAAGAATATACTCCTTATTCTAAAAGAGAACACTTTGGTATTCATGCTTCTAAGCAAGATGGTAAATCATATATTGGTTGTGCTGTAAATGGTGGATATATTGGCTCAGTGGGATTAGCTTCTTTAGCAGACATCTTACACAAGCATGGAGCAGCATCTATCAGAACAACAACAACGCAAAATTTTGTTGTTGCTGATGTGCCAACTGAGAATGCTGAGGATTTATCAAAAGAGTTGTTAAGCATAAACATAGATGCTAATCCAAACCCATTTAAAGCAAGAACTCTATCTTGTACAGGTTCAAAATACTGTAAATTTGGAGTCACAGAAACAAAAGACAAAGCTATTGAGTTAGCAGAGTATTTAAATAATGAGTTCCCTGACTTTGATGAGAGAGTATCTCTATCTTTAAATGGTTGTCCAAACTCATGTGGGCATCCAGATATTGTGGATATTGGTCTAGTTGGAACGAAGTTTAAAAATAAACATGGAGAAACTATCACAGGATTCGAGTTAGTTTTAGGTGGGAACTTAGAGGGAAATAAATCAACATTAGGAAAGAAGATGAAGTTAAAAATTGCACCACAAAATGTAAATCATACAGTTGCAAATATAATTGATGCATATATAAAAAGTTCTAAAAAATATTTAGGATTGTTTTTAAAAGATTTAATAGAAGGAGATGAGTTTACAGTTTATTCTATAGTAAATCGATAG